The following DNA comes from Candidatus Desulfarcum epimagneticum.
GTGTCGATGACTTCATATTGGCGGCCGGAAAGTTCGAACATCCCCCTTTTTTCCTTCAAAGTGGTATTGGGGTAGTTGCCGCTTTGTGAGTATTTTTGGGTCAGGTTGGTAAAAATATGGCTCTTGCCTGAATTGGGTCTGCCGATGATGGCCACCGTCACAGGTTTGGCAAGGGATTCGGGGCGGCAGACCCCGTCGCAGGAGGATGGATCACAGGAACACGGCGGCGTTTTCCGCGTGTTGGGCCGCGCGTCTTCCTTCTCATTTTTTTGCTCTTGGCCGGCTGGAAGCATGGTTGATTCTCCAATCATTTTATTTTATTCGCGGCGTTGCAAAAAAAACCCCGCGTTTTGCAGGTCGAATTTTTACGAGTTTATCAAATTTTAAATATTTTTAAAGGTTTCTTCCCCAACGCCTTATTGGCCTTTGCCAACTGTTTTTCCCCGGATATGACGGCCGTGTCTCCGAAGGCGTCACCGGCGAAGTGGCGGCCGGCGGCTTTAAGTATTTGGCGGCGGTCCAGGGACAGGAGTCGCTCCTTGAAGGCGGCGCGCATGTCGTCTGTGAGGGACACCCTTTGGCGGTTGAACGCCCGGATGGCCGCGGGTCCCGGGGGATGGGGTTTTTCCGTTTCCGAGCAGACCTGGAGAATGCCCTCCTTGACGTTTTGTTCGGTGTAGTTACCGGCGCGTATGAATTCCCGCGCCTTTTCATACACCTCCAGGGTGGCGACGATGTGAGGATCGCGGTAGGACGCGAAACTGAACACCCCGTTTTCGCCGTCGTAACGGGCGAAGCCGCCGTAGGCGCCGCCTTTTTCCCGGATTTCCCGGTGGAGAAAAAGGGAGCGCAGCATTTTGCTGATGACCGAAAGCGCGGGCGCGTCCTCATGGCCCATGCGCGGGACCGGGAAGGACTGGGCCACAAAGGACACGGCCGAGGAGGTCTGCCAGCCCTCAAAGGCGGGCCCGCCGGTCTCCGGGGCTGGAATCTCATGGGGCCCGGCCCCGGAGGAGGCGGGCAGATTTCCGTAAAGGCCCCACACCCGGGGCGCGGCCTTTTCAAGCGCCGGTTCCTGAGCGGCCAGGGCCATTTCAAAGCGCTCCCGGGACAAAACGCGCGCCCCGATTTGTGAAAGCTTTCGCGCCAGGGACGCCAGGTCCTTCTCCCCCGGGTTTTGGGCGATTTTTTTCAAAAATTTAAGCTGGGACACCCCGCTCCATGTCTCTCCCAGGGCCAGGGCCGGGGAAAAGCGTCGGGCCGACAGGGAGATGGCCCGGATATGTCCGCCTTCCAGAAGGGCGGCCTCCTTCATGGCCCGGTATTGGGACAGCAGGTTTTTCAGTCGGGCGTGGTCGTCGAAAGAGTATTCCAAAAAAAGCGCTTCCAGAGTGTCGAACATGTCCGGAATTTTTCTCTCCAGGCATTTGCCGCCGACCCCGGCCAGGGGAAGGCAGGCGCCGGTTTCGTCAAACCGGGACCGGGCCGAGGCCGAAAGTCCCATTCCCCCGGAGCACGCCTCGATTTTTTGGGCCATCTGGGCGTAGTCCAGACGTCTTGTCCCGCACCGGGGCAGGGCGAAGCAGAAAAAGGGGGCCAGGGGAAGAAGGGTTTCGGGCAGGGCGCCGCCCCCCTCCGGGTGGCTGAAAGAGGCGGAGCCGTGGAAATAAAGGATCCCGGAAGTCGGGCGGTTGTAATAATAAACCGGGGCGTTTTCTTCTTTGGCCTTAAACGTCCCGGGCGCCCAGACCGGACCCGAGGCGTCGGGGAGGATGATTTCCACGGATTTTTTAATATCGGACAGCGCCATGTCCGGAAGCAGGGAGATGTCCTCGGGCTCTTCCTGTCGTTTCTGAAGGGCCCGGGCGTCTTTTTGGATTTTTTCAATATCGGCCGGCGTCAGTTGTTTTCGGATTTTCTCCAGGGCCGCGGCGGTTTGTTCGTTTTCTTTTTTCTCCTTTTCCCGGTCCGGCGCCAGGACGAACAGGGTCCGGTGGGGATTGTCGATGAAATGGGTCCGGATTTTTTCCTCCAGAAAACCCCCGGAAAGCGCCTTCTCCCGGAGCCGGTCGAATCCGGAAGCCAGCGAGGACAGGGGGTCGCCGCCGTGAAACCACGCGCCGGATATTTTTAAAAGCAGTTGGATCCCGTGGGGATAGGGAACGCCTTTCACCTCTTTTTGGTGAAACTCCATCTGGTGAAGGGCCGACTCCGCCATTTCGCGGTCGATTCCGCCGTCGGCCAGGCCCTTTAAGGTTTTGAATACCGTCTCTTCGATTTCAGGCGCGTCGGATGGGTCCACGTCTTTTAATCCGCACACGAAGATGGCGTCCCGGCTGTCGCAGTCCAGACCGGCGGCGTCGCATAAATCCGAGCCCAGCCCCAGGTCGATGAGGGCCTTTCGCAAAGGGGAGGCGGCGTTGCCCATCAGAATCCGGTTGAGCAGTTTGAGGGCCGGGATTTCAGACGCGTCGGTGATGTCGGCCGTGAGCCAGGCCACGCAGACCTGGCATTTTTTCTTTTCGTCCTCGTTTGGCGCCAGGGGATAGAAATAGAGGCTTTCCCGGGGCGCGTCCCACCGGGGCTGGGGCGCCACATCGGTTCCGGCGTCGGCGAAATCGAACTTTTCAAGCGCGTGATCGTGGATGAACTTTAGCGTTTCTTCCAAAGGAAAATCGCCGTAGGTGAAGAAAAACGAGTTTCCCGGGTGGTAGTGGCGTCGGTGAAAGCGCCTCAGCGCCTCGTGGGAAAGGTTGGGGATCTCGGCGGGGTCCCCGCCGGAGTTGAAGCGGTACACGCTGTCCGGGAAAAGGGCGTTTAAAAGGGACCGCGACATGACCTGGGGGGGAGAGGACATGGCGCCTTTCATCTCGTTGTACACCACGCCTTTGTAAACCGTTTTTTGCGGAGCGGGGCCCTCGAATTCCAGGCGTCGCCCCTCCTGTTTGAAACTCAGCCCGTCGATGAGGGGGAAAAAAACCGAGTCCAGGTACACGGCCATGAGGTTGAAGTAGTCCTTTGGGTTTTGGGTGGCGAAGGGATACATGGTCCAGTCCGAGGAGGTGAAGGCGTTCATGAAGGTGTTCACGCTTCGTTTGAGCATGGAGAAAAACGGGTCCCGGACCGGAAATTTTTCCGACCCGCACAAAACCGTGTGCTCCAGGATGTGGGCCACGCCGGTGGAGTCGGACGGGGTGGTTTTAAACGCCGCCGCGAACACGTTTTCCGGGTCCTTTGAGGCGATGTGGATGTGCCGGGCGCCGGTTTTCTCATGCTCAAGCTCATGGAAAACCAGGTCCATCTCCAAAACGGGCTCGGAGCGTTTGACCGTGTGGCCGTGGATGGAGCGCCCGGGGCGAAGAAGGGAAAGGGGATTTTTTTCCTGTGGGATCATGGCGATCGTCGGGTTCCTTTGTTCCGGTTTTTGTTTTTTTTAAACAGGGTCTCAGGTTTCGCTCAAAAATTAATTATTTTTCAGCGGGCGCTTACGCCTTTATGTACACGCCGCGCTCCTGGGCCCGGATTCTTTTGGACGACGTGAGGCGAAAGATGACATTCCGAAGTTTCTTTTCCGGAAATTCCGTTTTTTCCATGATCTCGGCAAAGGTGATTTCGCCCGGCGCGCTGTTGACGATGTCCGCCACGATATCCGAGGCCGGGACGGCGCCTTTTCTTTTCCGGGGGGCCGATTTGGGGGCGGCGCCGGTTTTTTTCATGAGCTTTTCCATCCGGTCCAGCCGGGTGATGAGTTTTTCAATGTCTTTTTTGGTGCAGAGTTGATAGTTTTTGATGAAAAATTTCACCATGGCGTCGAATGTGACGCTTTTTCCTTTTCTGGGCATGTCTGGGTCCTCCTGAAAATGTTGGGTTGTGGATGGTTTTACGTAAGATTTCGTCCCCGCGCGTCATTCCCCGGTCTCATCCGGCCGGGCCGCCAGAAACCGGTACAGGGTGGCGCGGGACACCCCCATGAGCCGGGCCGCGGCGGCCTTGTTGCCCCCGGTCTGGGTCAGCGCCTTTGAGACGATTTCGGCGTCGAGTTTTTTCAAAGGCCCCCGTCTTTTCCCCCCCGCGGGTCCCGGTCCGGACAGCTCCATGGGAAGATGCCGGGGCCGGATGACCCCGCCGCCGGATTTGACGATGGCGAACATCATGGCGTTTTGCAATTCCCGGACGTTTCCCGGCCAGGGGTGATCCATCATTCGGGAAAGGGCCTCGGGGCTGATGAGAAATTCCCCGGTCTTTCCGCCGTCCCCCGCGCCCGAGCCCGCCCGGCTTAAGAAATGCGCCGCCAGAAGGGGGATGTCGTTTTTCCTCTGTCTTAAGGGCGGAAGATGGATGGGGATGACGTTTAAGCGGTAATACAAATCTTCCCGGAACCGTCCGGCCGCCGCCTCTTTTTTGATGTCTTTGTTCGAGGCGCTGATGACCCGGGCGTTGACGGACAAGGCGCCCTCGCCGCCGACCTTTTCAAAGGTCCCCTCCTGGAGAAAGCGAAGCAGTTTGACCTGGACCTTCAAAGACAGCTCGGCCACCTCGTCCAGGAAAATGACGCCGCCCCGGGCCAGCTCAAAGCGGCCTTTTTTGTCCCGCACGGCGCCGGAAAAGGCCCCCCGGACATGGCCGAACAGCTCGCTTTCAATGAGGGTCTCGGGAAGCGCCCCGCAGTTGATGGGAACAAAGGGGGCGGCGGCCCGGGGGCTTTGGGAATGGATGGCCGCCGCCGTCAGCTCTTTCCCGGTCCCCGTCTCCCCGGAGATGTGAACGGGATAATCGTAACGGGCCACATCGCTGATCTGCTGAAAAAGCCGGAGCATCCGGATGTCTTGGCCCACGATGCCGGCGAAAGGGCCCGGGCGGGAGGCTTTTTCCCGCAGGCCCATGATTTCGGCGATGTCGGAAAACGAGGCCAGCGCCCCGGTGACGCGCCCCTTGTCGTCTTTCATGGGGGTGATGGATATCTCGATGTGTTTCGTCTCCCCGTTTTGGGCCAAAAGGACGGATGGATACTCGGAGCGCCCGCGGTCTTGGCCGTCATCGCAAAAAGAGCAGGCCTCGCCGCACAGGGGAGCGCCGAACGCCTCGTGACAGTCCCGCCCCAGGACTTCCTTGCGGGAAAGGCCGGTGATTTCCTCGGCTTTTTTGTTGAAAAAAAAGATTTTCCGGTCCCGGTCATGGGCGATGACGCCTTCCCTCAGGTTGTCGAGAATATGCTCCAGCGTTTTGGGATCAAATTTCATGCTCGGCGCCTCTTTCCAGCCGTCACAGTCTTCCGGACGGGTTCCCCCCGCGCTTTGTCTCATGGAAAAGCCCATGAGTATTTGATTTTCAGGCGGGTTTGGCCCGCCATAATAGAGTAAAACGCCCTTGAGGTCAATAAAACATTTATGTGTCATGAAACATATCTGTCTCATTTTTTTAAAAGACACAGGGAGGCACAAAGATTATAAGCATTATCAGGGGGTTGAAAAAAACGCCCCGAAGGCGCCGGACGCCGGCGTCTCGGGAACAGGGGCCCGGGCGATCCCGAAGGCGCCGGGGGAGGGCCTGCAATACGCCGGGATTTCATGGAATATTTTTTTTCTTTTTTCTCCTTGACCGTGGCGCCGTATTTGCATATATTAAGTGTTATTTATGAAAAAAATTATATTCATAACCAATCACGAAGCCCGCAAACCCAAAACACTTCACAGGACCCAACGCCGTGAAAGACTGTGACCGACACATCGTGGAAACGCTTCAAATGTCCGACGACATGATCCGCCTGGCGGAAGCCGGGGATCGCGACCGGGAGGACGCCGGCTGCGGCGTGCTTTACGGCGTTCTTCTGGATTCGGCCTACAAAATTAAAAAAATCGCGGAAGATGAAAAAAAAAGACATATGAAAAAGGGCGCGTGGGAAGGGGATTTCTGATTTCAGATTCAACATGTTCGGATGGGTGGGTTAAACCCATATTTTTTTTACAGCACTTTTTTAAATAACGGGAGGATTGAGCGCCATGAAGAGTTTGAAGGGAAGCCAGACGGAAAAGAACCTTTTGACCAGTTTCGCGGGCGAGTCCCAGGCCCGGAACCGCTACACCTATTTCGCAAGCAAGGCGAAAAAGGAAGGCTATGTCCAGATCGCGGCGATTTTTGAGGAGACGGCCAACCAGGAGAAGGAGCACGCCAAACGCATGTTCAAGTTCCTGGAGGGCGGCGATGTGGAGATCGCGGCCGCTTTCCCGGCCGGGGTGATCGGCTCCACCCTGGAAAATCTCAAGGCGTCGGCCATGGGGGAAAACCACGAGCACACGGACCTGTACCCCGGCTTCGCCGAAGTGGCCCGCAAGGAGGGTTTTGACAAGGTGGCGGCGGTCTATGACGCCATCTCCGTGGCGGAAAAATACCATGAGAGCCGCTACAACGCGCTGGCGGCAAACATCGAGGCCGGAACAGTGTTCAAAAAGGGCGGGGAGGTCACATGGCGCTGCCGCAACTGCGGGTACAACCACAAGGGGAGCGATGCCCCGGACGCCTGCCCGGCCTGCGCCCACGGCAAGGCTCACTTTGAGCTGGTGGACGAGAATTTCTAACCTTGACGGCGTCGTAAGAATAAGCGCCACGCCTTTTTACGACGCCGTCCCGTGATTTTTTACGAGATTATCAATTTTTCGAGAAAAGGAGGACGAGATGGCTGAAAGATACGAGGTTTACAAATGCGAGCTTTGCGGCAACATCGTCGAGGTTCTCCACGGGGCCAAAGGAGAGCTGGCCTGCTGCGGCGAGCCCATGAAAAAACTGACGGAAAACACCGTGGACGCGGCCAAAGAGAAACATGTGCCGGTGGTGTCGGAATCCGGCGGCGACGTGAAAGTCGCCGTGGGCGAGGTTCCCCATCCCATGGAGGACAAACACTACATTGAGTGGATCGAGGTTCTGGCGGACGGGAAGGTGTTCCGGAAATACTTGAATCCCGGCGACACCCCCGAGGCGGTTTTCAAAACCGAGCTGTCCGGCGGCTCGGCCCGGGAGTACTGCAATCTTCACGGGCTGTGGAAAAAATAAACCGGACGACATCGTAAAAAATCCGATCTACTGCGTTATAGCTTTTTTTTGTTCGTTCGGCATACAATATGTATGGCCTCTCTCTCAAAAAACCGCTATGCCTTGTATATCGAATTTTTTCGATGTCGTTTAAGCGGTTTTTCACGAATTTATCAAACCGGATGGCGTCGATTTTTTTCGACGCCGTCTCAAACGACCCAAGGAGGCATGTCATGGGAAGCTGGAAATGCTCGAAATGCGGGTATATGCTGGAAAAGGACGCCCCACCGGAGCAGTGCCCGTCCTGCAAGGAAAAATGCGAGTTTTTAGACAACTCGTGCTACACGCCCGACTGTTCGGCCGAGGGAGTGGACAAGCGCATTTAACATATAAAGTTCCGGGCCCCGGACGCCTTCTTCGCATCAGCGCCCCGGGGGCCGGGGGAAGGATCAAACGCCATGTTTGCTCTTGGATTGCAGGGAAGCCCCAGGAAAAAGGGCAACACGCAATATCTGCTTTCAAAGTTCATGGATGGGCTTTCGGCGGCCGGCGCCGAGACCCGGGTCATTGAGCCGGCCCGGGAAAACATCCGGCCCTGCCGGGGATGCGGGTACTGCGAAAAAAAAGGATACTGCGTCATCGCCGACGACGACATGGCCGGCCACGTGTACGCCGATTTCAGGAGGGCGGACATCGTGGTGTCCGCCACCCCGATTTTTTTCTACAGC
Coding sequences within:
- a CDS encoding Peptidase M16, whose protein sequence is MIPQEKNPLSLLRPGRSIHGHTVKRSEPVLEMDLVFHELEHEKTGARHIHIASKDPENVFAAAFKTTPSDSTGVAHILEHTVLCGSEKFPVRDPFFSMLKRSVNTFMNAFTSSDWTMYPFATQNPKDYFNLMAVYLDSVFFPLIDGLSFKQEGRRLEFEGPAPQKTVYKGVVYNEMKGAMSSPPQVMSRSLLNALFPDSVYRFNSGGDPAEIPNLSHEALRRFHRRHYHPGNSFFFTYGDFPLEETLKFIHDHALEKFDFADAGTDVAPQPRWDAPRESLYFYPLAPNEDEKKKCQVCVAWLTADITDASEIPALKLLNRILMGNAASPLRKALIDLGLGSDLCDAAGLDCDSRDAIFVCGLKDVDPSDAPEIEETVFKTLKGLADGGIDREMAESALHQMEFHQKEVKGVPYPHGIQLLLKISGAWFHGGDPLSSLASGFDRLREKALSGGFLEEKIRTHFIDNPHRTLFVLAPDREKEKKENEQTAAALEKIRKQLTPADIEKIQKDARALQKRQEEPEDISLLPDMALSDIKKSVEIILPDASGPVWAPGTFKAKEENAPVYYYNRPTSGILYFHGSASFSHPEGGGALPETLLPLAPFFCFALPRCGTRRLDYAQMAQKIEACSGGMGLSASARSRFDETGACLPLAGVGGKCLERKIPDMFDTLEALFLEYSFDDHARLKNLLSQYRAMKEAALLEGGHIRAISLSARRFSPALALGETWSGVSQLKFLKKIAQNPGEKDLASLARKLSQIGARVLSRERFEMALAAQEPALEKAAPRVWGLYGNLPASSGAGPHEIPAPETGGPAFEGWQTSSAVSFVAQSFPVPRMGHEDAPALSVISKMLRSLFLHREIREKGGAYGGFARYDGENGVFSFASYRDPHIVATLEVYEKAREFIRAGNYTEQNVKEGILQVCSETEKPHPPGPAAIRAFNRQRVSLTDDMRAAFKERLLSLDRRQILKAAGRHFAGDAFGDTAVISGEKQLAKANKALGKKPLKIFKI
- a CDS encoding conserved hypothetical protein (Evidence 4 : Unknown function but conserved in other organisms), with protein sequence MPRKGKSVTFDAMVKFFIKNYQLCTKKDIEKLITRLDRMEKLMKKTGAAPKSAPRKRKGAVPASDIVADIVNSAPGEITFAEIMEKTEFPEKKLRNVIFRLTSSKRIRAQERGVYIKA
- a CDS encoding PAS domain S-box-containing protein, which produces MSFKKMRQICFMTHKCFIDLKGVLLYYGGPNPPENQILMGFSMRQSAGGTRPEDCDGWKEAPSMKFDPKTLEHILDNLREGVIAHDRDRKIFFFNKKAEEITGLSRKEVLGRDCHEAFGAPLCGEACSFCDDGQDRGRSEYPSVLLAQNGETKHIEISITPMKDDKGRVTGALASFSDIAEIMGLREKASRPGPFAGIVGQDIRMLRLFQQISDVARYDYPVHISGETGTGKELTAAAIHSQSPRAAAPFVPINCGALPETLIESELFGHVRGAFSGAVRDKKGRFELARGGVIFLDEVAELSLKVQVKLLRFLQEGTFEKVGGEGALSVNARVISASNKDIKKEAAAGRFREDLYYRLNVIPIHLPPLRQRKNDIPLLAAHFLSRAGSGAGDGGKTGEFLISPEALSRMMDHPWPGNVRELQNAMMFAIVKSGGGVIRPRHLPMELSGPGPAGGKRRGPLKKLDAEIVSKALTQTGGNKAAAARLMGVSRATLYRFLAARPDETGE
- a CDS encoding conserved hypothetical protein (Evidence 4 : Unknown function but conserved in other organisms), producing MKDCDRHIVETLQMSDDMIRLAEAGDRDREDAGCGVLYGVLLDSAYKIKKIAEDEKKRHMKKGAWEGDF
- the rbr gene encoding Rubrerythrin, with the translated sequence MKSLKGSQTEKNLLTSFAGESQARNRYTYFASKAKKEGYVQIAAIFEETANQEKEHAKRMFKFLEGGDVEIAAAFPAGVIGSTLENLKASAMGENHEHTDLYPGFAEVARKEGFDKVAAVYDAISVAEKYHESRYNALAANIEAGTVFKKGGEVTWRCRNCGYNHKGSDAPDACPACAHGKAHFELVDENF
- the dfx gene encoding Desulfoferrodoxin, producing MAERYEVYKCELCGNIVEVLHGAKGELACCGEPMKKLTENTVDAAKEKHVPVVSESGGDVKVAVGEVPHPMEDKHYIEWIEVLADGKVFRKYLNPGDTPEAVFKTELSGGSAREYCNLHGLWKK
- a CDS encoding conserved hypothetical protein (Evidence 4 : Unknown function but conserved in other organisms), translated to MSFKRFFTNLSNRMASIFFDAVSNDPRRHVMGSWKCSKCGYMLEKDAPPEQCPSCKEKCEFLDNSCYTPDCSAEGVDKRI